One Glutamicibacter halophytocola DNA segment encodes these proteins:
- a CDS encoding ATP synthase subunit C, whose protein sequence is MRMSGSLNMIGYGLAAIGSAIGVGLIFAAYINGVARQPEAQRILQPIAMLGFALAEALAILGLVFAFVIK, encoded by the coding sequence ATTCGCATGAGCGGCTCCCTGAACATGATCGGCTACGGTCTGGCAGCAATTGGTTCGGCTATCGGCGTGGGCTTGATCTTCGCAGCGTACATCAACGGCGTTGCACGTCAGCCAGAAGCACAGCGCATCCTGCAGCCAATCGCAATGCTCGGCTTCGCACTTGCTGAAGCACTGGCCATCCTTGGCCTGGTTTTCGCCTTCGTTATCAAGTAA
- a CDS encoding L-threonylcarbamoyladenylate synthase, producing MSTRFLVSNEQEHAAGITAAKAALADKRCIVLPTDTVYGIGADAFSAQGVAMLLAAKGRGRTMPPPVLIAQTATMDGLARDIPDAARKLAEAFWPGGLTLILQAQPSLTWDLGETRGTVGLRVPNDETALELLRETGPLAVSSANRTGQPAALDADSAMEQLGESVDVYLDGGSRGENSADALPSTIIDCTGEHLKVVRSGAISIEELRVVVPEVLDLGQDAPGQRA from the coding sequence GTGAGCACAAGATTTTTGGTAAGCAACGAGCAAGAGCATGCAGCAGGAATCACCGCGGCCAAAGCCGCCTTGGCGGACAAGCGGTGCATCGTCTTGCCCACGGATACCGTCTACGGGATTGGGGCCGACGCTTTCAGCGCCCAGGGCGTAGCCATGCTGCTGGCAGCCAAGGGGCGCGGGCGCACCATGCCGCCACCGGTACTCATCGCGCAAACGGCCACCATGGATGGACTGGCCCGCGACATTCCTGATGCCGCGCGGAAACTGGCCGAGGCCTTCTGGCCTGGGGGACTGACCCTGATTTTGCAGGCCCAGCCGTCGCTGACCTGGGACCTTGGGGAGACCCGCGGCACCGTTGGGCTGCGTGTACCAAATGATGAGACTGCCTTGGAACTGCTGCGCGAAACCGGCCCGCTGGCTGTTTCCTCGGCCAACCGCACCGGCCAGCCCGCAGCCTTGGATGCCGATTCGGCCATGGAGCAGCTGGGCGAATCCGTTGACGTTTACCTTGATGGCGGTTCGCGCGGCGAGAATTCGGCCGATGCCCTGCCTTCGACCATCATCGACTGCACTGGCGAACACCTGAAGGTCGTTCGCTCGGGCGCGATTTCCATCGAGGAACTGCGCGTTGTCGTCCCCGAGGTGCTCGACCTGGGACAGGATGCCCCAGGCCAGCGCGCATGA
- a CDS encoding F0F1 ATP synthase subunit gamma, with protein sequence MGAQIRVYRQKIGSTKSMRKIFKAMELIAASRIGKARTRVAASLPYANAITRAVTAVSSQADVEHPLTTEPAQVRRAAVLVMTSDRGLAGSYSASVLKQAEHLVELLREEGKEVKTYLVGRKAQAYFDFRSREYARVWTGETDSPRFETAHELRDVLLEDFNTDYEEGGVEEIHVVYTQFKSMVTQEPTVIRLLPLEVVEDESETPTDELLPLYEFEPSAEEVLDALLPRYIESRLFNCQLQSAASELAARQRAMKAAGDNAGELIKKYTRLLNNARQAEITQELSEIIAGADALNG encoded by the coding sequence ATGGGAGCCCAGATTCGGGTCTACCGCCAGAAGATCGGATCGACCAAGTCGATGCGCAAGATCTTCAAGGCGATGGAACTGATCGCTGCATCCCGCATTGGCAAGGCACGTACGCGTGTCGCGGCATCACTGCCATACGCCAATGCGATTACCCGTGCAGTAACCGCCGTCTCGTCCCAGGCCGATGTCGAACACCCACTGACCACCGAGCCGGCGCAGGTACGCCGTGCCGCGGTCTTGGTGATGACCTCGGACCGAGGACTTGCCGGGTCCTACTCCGCCAGCGTTCTGAAGCAGGCAGAGCACCTCGTGGAACTCCTGCGTGAAGAAGGCAAAGAAGTCAAGACCTACCTGGTCGGCCGCAAGGCACAGGCTTACTTTGATTTCCGTTCACGCGAGTACGCCAGAGTGTGGACCGGGGAAACTGATTCTCCGCGTTTCGAAACCGCACACGAGCTGCGAGACGTCCTCCTGGAGGACTTCAACACCGACTACGAAGAGGGTGGCGTGGAAGAAATCCACGTCGTCTATACCCAGTTCAAGTCGATGGTCACGCAGGAACCGACGGTCATCCGTCTGTTGCCGTTGGAGGTTGTCGAGGATGAATCCGAGACTCCAACCGACGAGCTGTTGCCACTGTACGAGTTTGAGCCATCGGCGGAAGAAGTGCTTGATGCACTGCTTCCTCGGTACATCGAGTCTCGATTGTTCAACTGCCAGCTGCAGTCCGCAGCCTCCGAGCTTGCTGCACGCCAGCGGGCAATGAAGGCCGCAGGCGACAACGCAGGCGAACTGATCAAGAAGTACACACGATTGCTTAACAATGCCCGTCAGGCTGAAATCACCCAGGAGCTTTCGGAAATTATTGCCGGCGCCGACGCGCTGAACGGCTAA
- a CDS encoding F0F1 ATP synthase subunit delta, whose product MASVSSESLAKALEFLEPKLALASIELPKELFAVLEVLDANAGLRRALTDPAREDAEKAGLLAQLLHGKVSAAAEDTVAQLASTRWSSERDISDALETLAVTAVTAVAEQQDGASGLNKLEQDLFSFIEVVRGNHELQRALDDAQAPVEAKRALALKLVPNASQTSQVLISQAVSNPRGLKPATLVERFVELVAKRQQRWIASVTSTVELSEAQRSRLETSLNKLYGRQLKLNTAIDPSLVGGLVVKVGDEVVDASVASRVADLRRALAS is encoded by the coding sequence ATGGCAAGTGTATCGAGCGAGTCATTGGCAAAGGCCTTGGAGTTCCTGGAACCCAAGCTGGCACTGGCATCTATTGAGCTGCCAAAGGAACTGTTCGCGGTCCTGGAAGTACTGGATGCAAATGCCGGTCTTCGCCGAGCACTGACTGATCCAGCCCGTGAAGATGCCGAAAAGGCAGGCCTTTTGGCTCAGCTGCTGCACGGAAAGGTCTCGGCTGCCGCTGAGGACACCGTCGCCCAGCTGGCTTCAACCCGCTGGAGCTCGGAACGCGACATTAGCGATGCGCTCGAAACTCTGGCTGTCACCGCGGTTACCGCAGTGGCGGAACAGCAGGACGGCGCTTCAGGGCTGAACAAGCTGGAGCAGGATCTGTTCTCCTTCATCGAGGTGGTCCGTGGAAACCACGAACTGCAGCGTGCGTTGGATGATGCACAGGCCCCAGTTGAAGCTAAGCGCGCACTTGCGCTCAAGCTTGTGCCTAACGCGTCGCAGACCTCGCAGGTTTTGATCTCCCAGGCAGTTTCGAACCCACGCGGTTTGAAGCCTGCAACCCTGGTCGAACGCTTCGTTGAACTAGTCGCCAAGCGCCAGCAGCGCTGGATCGCTTCGGTGACCAGCACTGTGGAGCTTTCCGAGGCTCAGCGTTCGCGCCTGGAGACCAGCCTGAACAAGCTATACGGTCGTCAGCTCAAGCTCAACACCGCTATCGACCCATCGCTGGTCGGTGGACTGGTAGTAAAGGTTGGCGACGAAGTTGTCGACGCTTCCGTGGCATCGCGCGTGGCGGATTTGCGCCGCGCACTGGCTAGCTAG
- the prmC gene encoding peptide chain release factor N(5)-glutamine methyltransferase: protein MEELSAVRQAAIAALASAGVPSPGVDADLLLCHVLGISRSELKIRELRGDVFQGDQREQFTALVAARRTRIPLQHLTGVAHFRYLELKVGPGVFTPRPETESVVQLGLDFVAAHRIDAPSCIDLCSGSGAIAAALASELPGSRVWAVELSAEAIGYTRANCLPHQVTVLHQDATSLPGEFDGSMDLVISNPPYIPPNAIPREAEVRDHDPDMALYGLGEDGLQIPRAISAQAMKLLRPGGYFVMEHAEVQQDSAAAMLREAGFERVAGHKDLTGRARATSGYAPHREAVPPTTHRA from the coding sequence TTGGAAGAACTCTCAGCCGTTCGCCAGGCGGCGATTGCGGCGCTGGCCAGCGCCGGGGTGCCAAGCCCCGGCGTTGATGCCGACCTGCTGCTCTGCCACGTGCTGGGCATCAGCCGCTCGGAGCTCAAGATCCGCGAGCTGCGCGGCGATGTTTTCCAGGGCGACCAGCGCGAGCAATTCACCGCGCTGGTCGCCGCGCGCCGTACCCGCATTCCGCTGCAGCACCTGACCGGGGTAGCCCACTTCCGCTATCTTGAGCTGAAGGTCGGCCCCGGGGTCTTCACCCCGCGCCCGGAGACCGAATCCGTGGTGCAGCTGGGACTGGATTTTGTGGCCGCGCATCGAATCGATGCTCCTTCCTGCATCGATTTGTGCTCCGGCTCCGGGGCCATCGCTGCGGCGCTGGCCAGCGAGCTGCCAGGCTCCAGGGTCTGGGCGGTCGAGCTGTCCGCCGAGGCCATCGGCTATACCCGCGCCAATTGCCTGCCGCACCAGGTCACCGTCCTGCACCAGGATGCCACCAGCCTGCCTGGTGAATTCGACGGGTCCATGGACCTGGTGATTTCCAATCCTCCCTATATTCCGCCCAATGCGATTCCGCGCGAGGCGGAAGTCCGGGACCACGATCCGGATATGGCCCTCTATGGCCTGGGCGAGGACGGATTGCAGATTCCTCGGGCCATCAGCGCCCAAGCCATGAAGCTGCTGCGCCCCGGCGGATATTTTGTGATGGAGCACGCCGAGGTACAGCAGGATTCCGCCGCGGCGATGCTGCGCGAGGCCGGATTCGAGCGGGTGGCAGGCCACAAGGATTTGACCGGACGGGCCCGTGCCACCTCCGGCTACGCACCACACCGAGAAGCAGTACCACCTACGACCCACCGTGCATGA
- a CDS encoding MraY family glycosyltransferase, which translates to MRIYLLLIAFSFTASYLLTPMVRSLGQRYTANQMLRERDQHQSPIVKFGGVAIIASFGMGIWLASNFHFFRGVFGGQAIQGLSLALLVILILGLADDMFDLRWWIKLMGQILIGWLMATHGVLIQSLPVGSWQIREQWLQVVVTIFLIVLTMNAINFSDGLDGLAAGLAAIGAATFFVYSYVLATHVSADDYANLGALLCALLLGACLGFLPHNFNPANIFMGETGVLAIGLILSVAAIAVTGDVQGLEARRFRNIPAYMPMLLPMVIVFLPVLDLVLSVFRRLANKRSPFSPDSKHIHHRMLAQGHSVRRAVILLYLWAAAIAVSVVSIAFIPVFLVIPMALVLFLAAAIGTWWPLVVQRVGALRKRLGHD; encoded by the coding sequence ATGAGAATATACCTTCTTCTCATCGCCTTCAGCTTCACCGCCTCATATTTGCTGACCCCCATGGTCCGTTCGCTGGGCCAGCGGTACACCGCCAACCAGATGCTGCGCGAACGCGACCAGCATCAATCGCCCATCGTGAAATTTGGCGGCGTGGCCATCATCGCTTCCTTCGGCATGGGCATTTGGCTGGCGAGCAATTTCCACTTCTTCCGCGGAGTCTTCGGCGGCCAGGCAATCCAGGGCCTGAGCCTGGCGCTGCTGGTCATCCTGATCCTTGGCCTCGCCGATGACATGTTCGACCTGCGCTGGTGGATCAAGCTGATGGGGCAGATTCTCATCGGCTGGCTGATGGCGACCCACGGGGTGCTGATCCAGTCGCTGCCGGTGGGCTCGTGGCAGATCAGGGAACAATGGCTGCAGGTTGTTGTCACCATATTCCTGATTGTCCTGACCATGAACGCCATCAATTTCTCTGATGGCCTGGACGGCTTGGCAGCCGGCCTGGCAGCTATCGGCGCTGCCACCTTCTTCGTGTACTCCTACGTTCTGGCAACGCATGTGAGCGCCGATGACTATGCGAATCTCGGCGCCCTGCTGTGCGCCCTGTTGCTCGGCGCCTGCCTGGGCTTCCTGCCGCACAACTTCAATCCCGCGAACATCTTCATGGGGGAGACCGGGGTGCTGGCGATCGGCTTGATCCTTTCGGTGGCCGCGATCGCTGTCACCGGCGACGTGCAGGGACTCGAAGCCCGCCGGTTCCGCAATATCCCGGCCTACATGCCCATGCTTTTGCCGATGGTGATCGTATTCCTACCAGTACTGGACCTTGTACTCTCGGTCTTCCGCCGCCTGGCCAACAAGCGCTCACCCTTTTCACCGGACTCGAAGCACATCCACCACCGGATGCTGGCCCAAGGCCACTCGGTGCGCCGCGCGGTGATCCTGCTCTACCTGTGGGCCGCCGCGATCGCAGTTTCGGTGGTGTCCATTGCGTTCATTCCGGTGTTCCTGGTGATCCCCATGGCCCTGGTCCTCTTCTTGGCTGCGGCCATCGGAACGTGGTGGCCATTGGTCGTTCAGCGGGTTGGCGCTCTGCGCAAGCGCCTGGGGCATGATTAG
- a CDS encoding F0F1 ATP synthase subunit B, which yields MNSTDFILAAGESVNPLMPNPWEILVTGVGFAVLLFIVIKVIAPKFEQSYEDRVTAIEGGLEKAEAAQKEAEETLAQYKAQLLEARTEANRIREEARSEGAQILEDLKTKATDEATRISEQAQRQIQAERAAALSSLRTDVGTLATELASKVVDEALKDDARAQRVVDQFLNDLEAQQNAGASN from the coding sequence ATGAATAGCACTGACTTCATCCTCGCTGCGGGCGAATCGGTCAACCCGCTGATGCCTAACCCGTGGGAAATTCTCGTCACGGGCGTTGGCTTCGCGGTCCTCCTTTTCATCGTCATCAAGGTCATTGCTCCGAAGTTTGAGCAGTCCTATGAAGATCGCGTCACCGCGATCGAAGGCGGTCTTGAAAAGGCCGAGGCAGCGCAGAAGGAAGCAGAGGAGACCTTGGCACAGTACAAGGCCCAGCTTCTGGAAGCACGCACCGAAGCAAACCGCATCCGCGAGGAAGCTCGCAGCGAAGGCGCTCAGATCCTTGAAGATCTGAAGACCAAAGCAACCGACGAGGCTACTCGCATCAGCGAGCAGGCTCAGCGCCAGATCCAGGCAGAGCGCGCAGCCGCTCTGTCCTCGCTTCGCACCGACGTGGGCACCTTGGCCACCGAGCTTGCAAGCAAGGTTGTTGACGAAGCTCTGAAGGACGATGCCCGTGCACAGCGCGTGGTTGATCAGTTCCTGAACGATTTGGAAGCTCAGCAGAACGCAGGTGCATCGAACTAA
- the atpA gene encoding F0F1 ATP synthase subunit alpha has translation MADLTINANDVRNALNEFASSYEPGKAERTEVGRVVAASDGIARVEGLPSVMANELLKFEDGTLGLAQNLDTREIGVVVLGDFTGIEDGQKVERTGEILSVPVGDGYLGRVVDPLGEPLDNMGPIAAEGRRALELQAPGVTQRKSVHEPLQTGLKAIDAMIPIGRGQRQLIIGDRQTGKTAIAVDAILNQRDNWATGDETKQVRCIYVAIGQKASTIAAVRQTLEEQGALEYTTIVASPASDPAGFKYLAPYAGSAIGQHWMYGGKHVLIVFDDLSKQAEAYRAVSLLLRRPPGREAYPGDVFYLHSRLLERCAKLSDELGAGSMTGLPIIETKANDVGAFIPTNVISITDGQIFLQSDLFNANQRPAVDVGISVSRVGGSAQVKAMKKVSGTLKLELAQYRDMQAFAMFASDLDAASKQQLTRGARLMELLKQGQYTPYAVEDQVVSIWAGTNGYLDDVPVEDVRRFEAEFIDYLRHRTDVLTVIGQTGKLENETLEAMKSGIADFKAGFFGAGSDQLVAAGHEEHDALNAESVDQEQIVKQKR, from the coding sequence ATGGCCGATTTGACCATCAATGCCAACGACGTCCGCAATGCCCTAAACGAGTTCGCATCTTCCTACGAACCGGGTAAGGCAGAGCGCACCGAGGTGGGACGCGTCGTCGCCGCGAGCGACGGCATCGCCAGAGTGGAAGGTCTTCCTTCCGTTATGGCCAACGAGTTGCTGAAGTTCGAAGATGGCACCCTGGGCCTGGCCCAGAACCTCGATACCCGTGAAATCGGTGTCGTTGTGCTTGGTGACTTCACCGGCATCGAAGACGGCCAGAAGGTAGAGCGCACCGGCGAGATCCTTTCGGTTCCAGTCGGCGACGGCTACCTCGGCCGCGTTGTTGATCCACTGGGTGAGCCACTGGACAACATGGGCCCAATTGCCGCTGAAGGACGTCGTGCACTGGAGCTCCAGGCACCAGGCGTGACCCAGCGCAAGAGCGTTCACGAACCATTGCAGACCGGCCTGAAGGCCATCGACGCAATGATCCCGATCGGCCGTGGCCAGCGTCAGCTGATCATTGGCGACCGCCAGACCGGCAAGACCGCTATCGCGGTTGACGCCATCCTGAACCAGCGCGACAACTGGGCAACCGGTGACGAAACCAAGCAGGTTCGCTGCATCTACGTGGCAATCGGCCAGAAGGCATCGACCATCGCTGCCGTACGCCAGACCCTCGAAGAGCAGGGCGCCCTGGAATACACCACCATCGTGGCTTCCCCGGCATCTGACCCAGCAGGCTTCAAGTACTTGGCGCCATATGCAGGCTCGGCCATTGGCCAGCACTGGATGTACGGTGGCAAGCACGTTCTGATCGTCTTCGATGATCTGTCGAAGCAGGCTGAAGCCTACCGCGCCGTGTCCCTGCTGCTGCGCCGTCCGCCAGGACGCGAAGCCTACCCAGGTGACGTCTTCTACCTGCACTCCCGACTGCTTGAGCGTTGCGCCAAGCTCTCGGACGAGCTCGGTGCAGGTTCGATGACTGGTCTTCCAATCATCGAGACCAAGGCCAACGACGTGGGCGCGTTCATCCCGACCAACGTCATCTCGATCACCGACGGCCAGATCTTCTTGCAGTCGGACCTGTTCAACGCCAACCAGCGCCCAGCTGTCGACGTGGGTATCTCGGTATCCCGCGTTGGTGGTTCGGCACAGGTCAAGGCCATGAAGAAGGTCTCCGGTACCTTGAAGCTTGAATTGGCTCAGTACCGCGACATGCAGGCCTTCGCAATGTTCGCTTCGGATCTGGATGCCGCTTCCAAGCAGCAGCTGACCCGTGGTGCACGCCTGATGGAACTGCTCAAGCAGGGCCAGTACACCCCATACGCTGTTGAGGATCAGGTCGTTTCGATCTGGGCCGGCACCAACGGCTACCTGGACGATGTCCCGGTTGAGGACGTACGCCGCTTCGAGGCTGAGTTCATCGACTACCTGCGTCACCGCACTGACGTTCTGACCGTAATCGGCCAGACCGGCAAGCTGGAGAACGAGACCTTGGAAGCCATGAAGTCCGGCATTGCCGACTTCAAGGCCGGCTTCTTCGGTGCAGGCAGCGATCAGCTGGTTGCCGCTGGCCACGAAGAGCACGACGCTCTGAACGCCGAGTCCGTTGACCAGGAACAGATCGTCAAGCAGAAGCGCTGA
- the atpB gene encoding F0F1 ATP synthase subunit A: MASEEGGFIPPSVSDTHLPEIFPWAAEYGTGFGKQMLMIVLSIALITWFFTMAIKNPKLVPGKMQYIAESGYAFVRNGIGRDIIGEKNFRPWIPLLFATFFFVLLNNLFGAIPFLQLPSFSHAGSAYAMAIIIYGTWIAVGLKNHGIRFFKLAVTPPGVSPVMLILLVPLEIISNFIVRPLTHSLRLMATMLAGHIIVMLAASGARHLIVVQDSLALNGVGVLVIAGSVAMYFLELLIMVLQAFVFTLLTAIYIQGAIEADAH; the protein is encoded by the coding sequence ATGGCCTCAGAAGAAGGCGGCTTCATTCCGCCATCGGTGTCCGATACCCACCTCCCAGAGATTTTCCCTTGGGCAGCTGAGTACGGCACCGGTTTCGGCAAGCAGATGCTCATGATCGTTTTGTCGATCGCGCTCATCACTTGGTTCTTCACCATGGCCATCAAGAACCCGAAGCTGGTTCCAGGCAAGATGCAGTACATCGCTGAATCCGGTTACGCCTTCGTGCGTAACGGCATCGGCCGCGACATCATCGGCGAGAAGAACTTCCGCCCGTGGATTCCGCTGCTATTCGCGACTTTCTTCTTCGTACTGCTCAACAACCTCTTCGGCGCGATCCCGTTCTTGCAGCTTCCATCGTTCTCACACGCTGGTTCTGCATACGCGATGGCCATCATTATCTACGGCACCTGGATTGCTGTAGGCCTGAAGAACCACGGTATCCGCTTCTTCAAGCTGGCCGTCACCCCACCGGGTGTCAGCCCAGTGATGTTGATTCTGCTGGTGCCGTTGGAAATCATTTCTAACTTCATTGTCCGCCCGCTGACGCACTCGCTGCGTTTGATGGCAACGATGCTGGCAGGCCATATCATTGTGATGCTGGCTGCTTCAGGTGCACGCCACTTGATCGTCGTCCAGGACTCGCTGGCACTGAATGGTGTTGGTGTTCTGGTCATCGCAGGTTCCGTGGCTATGTACTTCCTGGAATTGTTGATCATGGTTCTGCAGGCGTTCGTGTTTACGCTGCTGACCGCGATCTACATCCAGGGTGCAATTGAAGCTGACGCCCACTAG